Proteins co-encoded in one Spirochaetaceae bacterium genomic window:
- a CDS encoding class I SAM-dependent methyltransferase: MSERYTEEWVASLLDADRRFGAAGPGELLAGAAPGATVVDYGCGPGYFTLAAARMVGPEGKVYAVDLEPRMVELVRRRAAEAGLANVAAVASDGTRADLPDAVADYIICVQIMHYAEGRGDRVAIARDLSRVLNAGGSVLIAQWKPKRRASGLPYDELSGILAEAGLAASGARSMTDELYYTIARRSP; this comes from the coding sequence ATGAGCGAGCGCTATACCGAGGAGTGGGTGGCCAGCCTGCTCGACGCCGACCGGCGGTTCGGCGCCGCCGGTCCGGGCGAGTTGCTGGCCGGCGCGGCGCCCGGCGCCACGGTGGTGGACTACGGCTGCGGCCCCGGCTACTTCACCCTGGCCGCGGCGCGCATGGTCGGACCGGAGGGCAAGGTGTACGCCGTCGACCTGGAACCGCGCATGGTGGAGTTGGTGCGCCGCCGCGCGGCCGAGGCGGGCCTGGCCAACGTCGCCGCGGTGGCCAGCGACGGCACGCGCGCCGACCTCCCCGACGCGGTCGCCGATTACATCATCTGTGTGCAGATCATGCACTACGCGGAGGGCCGCGGCGACCGGGTGGCGATTGCCCGCGACCTGAGCCGCGTGCTGAACGCCGGCGGGAGCGTGCTCATCGCGCAGTGGAAACCGAAGCGGCGCGCCAGCGGCCTGCCGTACGACGAATTGTCCGGCATTCTCGCCGAAGCCGGCCTCGCCGCCTCCGGCGCACGCTCGATGACCGACGAACTCTACTACACCATCGCCCGCCGCAGTCCGTAA
- a CDS encoding acetolactate synthase large subunit, giving the protein MKASELMVRCLENEQVQFIFGIPGEENIDVMDALLDSSIRFIGVRHEQGGAFMADVHGRLSARAGVCLATLGPGATNLVTGVADANMDGGAVVAITGQASLDRMHKESHQHIDVVETFRPVTKWNAQIKTARIIPEIVRKAFKVAQTEKPGATHIDFPEDVAEEQVSGAPLLPQAPPRPEPPEAQIATAAEIISAARSPIILAGNGVVRQDAAGALTRFAEQLNIPVAETFMGKGVLRDDHDLSLLTCGLQARDYVSCGFDRADVVIAVGYDLVEYAPERWNPDGDKKIIHVDQLPAEVDEHYIVAVGVLGDIALSLQRIAALARPAQSDGYAGGLRRIILRERDEFRDDTAFPMKPQRVLNDLRAALGPDDIVVSDVGAHKMWIARFFPCLRPNTCIISNGFASMGIGVPGAIAAKLLYPERNVVTVTGDGGFLMNSQELETAVREEVAFVTLIFHDDSYSLIGMKQQRKFGRTSHIRFGNPDFVRYAESFGAAGYRVAAAGELQPILRDALACGRPAVIDCPVDYTENLRMMEQLGALICPI; this is encoded by the coding sequence ATGAAAGCTTCCGAACTGATGGTGCGCTGCCTGGAGAACGAGCAGGTCCAGTTCATCTTCGGCATTCCCGGCGAGGAGAACATCGACGTGATGGATGCCCTGCTCGACTCGTCGATCCGTTTCATCGGCGTGCGCCACGAGCAGGGCGGGGCGTTCATGGCCGACGTCCACGGCCGCCTGAGCGCGCGCGCCGGGGTGTGCCTGGCCACGCTCGGCCCCGGCGCCACCAACCTGGTCACCGGCGTGGCGGACGCCAACATGGACGGCGGCGCGGTGGTGGCGATTACCGGCCAGGCGTCGCTCGACCGCATGCACAAGGAGTCGCACCAGCACATCGACGTGGTGGAGACCTTCCGCCCGGTCACCAAGTGGAATGCCCAGATCAAGACCGCACGCATCATCCCGGAGATCGTGCGCAAGGCGTTCAAGGTGGCGCAGACCGAGAAGCCGGGCGCTACCCACATCGACTTTCCCGAGGATGTCGCCGAGGAGCAGGTCTCCGGCGCACCGCTGCTGCCGCAGGCGCCGCCGCGCCCGGAGCCGCCGGAGGCGCAGATCGCCACCGCCGCCGAGATCATCTCCGCGGCCCGGTCGCCGATCATCCTGGCCGGCAACGGGGTGGTGCGGCAGGACGCCGCCGGCGCGCTGACCCGGTTCGCGGAACAGCTCAACATCCCGGTCGCCGAGACCTTCATGGGCAAGGGCGTGCTGCGCGACGACCATGACCTGTCGCTGCTCACCTGCGGCCTGCAGGCGCGCGACTACGTGTCGTGCGGCTTCGACCGTGCCGACGTGGTGATCGCGGTCGGTTATGACCTGGTCGAATACGCGCCGGAGCGTTGGAACCCGGACGGCGACAAGAAGATCATCCACGTGGACCAGCTCCCCGCGGAAGTGGACGAGCACTACATCGTCGCGGTCGGTGTGTTGGGCGACATCGCGCTGTCCCTGCAGCGGATCGCGGCACTGGCCCGGCCCGCGCAGAGCGACGGTTATGCCGGTGGGCTGCGCCGCATCATCCTCCGCGAGCGCGACGAGTTCCGCGACGACACCGCGTTTCCCATGAAGCCGCAGCGGGTGCTGAACGACCTGCGTGCTGCGCTCGGCCCCGATGACATCGTGGTGTCCGACGTCGGCGCCCACAAGATGTGGATTGCGCGCTTCTTCCCCTGCCTGCGCCCGAACACGTGCATCATCTCCAACGGCTTCGCCTCAATGGGGATCGGCGTGCCGGGCGCCATCGCCGCCAAGCTGCTCTATCCTGAGCGCAACGTGGTTACCGTCACGGGCGATGGCGGCTTCCTGATGAATTCCCAGGAGCTGGAGACGGCGGTGCGCGAGGAGGTGGCGTTCGTCACGCTGATCTTTCACGACGACAGCTACAGCCTGATCGGCATGAAGCAGCAGCGCAAGTTCGGCCGCACTTCGCACATCCGGTTCGGCAACCCCGACTTCGTGCGTTACGCGGAGAGCTTCGGCGCCGCCGGCTACCGGGTGGCCGCCGCCGGCGAGCTGCAGCCGATCCTGCGCGATGCGCTCGCCTGCGGGCGGCCGGCGGTGATCGACTGCCCGGTGGACTACACCGAGAACCTGCGCATGATGGAGCAGCTCGGCGCCCTGATCTGTCCGATATGA